From Opisthocomus hoazin isolate bOpiHoa1 chromosome 10, bOpiHoa1.hap1, whole genome shotgun sequence, a single genomic window includes:
- the GLCE gene encoding D-glucuronyl C5-epimerase isoform X1, which translates to MRCLAARVNYKTLIVICALFTLVTVLLWNRCSSDRAGPFPRSLPGPERRAAAAESDPARQQSEEASPQEQQKAPPVAGGFNGNKAPGPKYEEIDCLINDEHTVKGRREGNEVFLPFSWVEKYFEVYGKIAQYDGYDRFEFSHSYSKVYTQRAPYHPDGVFMSFEGYNVEVRDRVKCISGVEGVPLSTQWGPQGYFYPIQIAQYGLSHYSKNLTEKPPHVEVYETAEEKDKTGRSMDWTVPKGCSLSTVSDKAKFTSVKQFVAPENTEGVSLQLGNTRDFIISFDLKFVTNGSVSVVLETTEKNQLFTVHYVSNTQLIAFRDRDIYYGIGPRTSWSTLTRDLVTDLRKGVGLSNTKAVKQTKIMPKRVVRLVAKGRGFLDNVTISATAHMAAFFAASNWLVRNQDERGGWPIMVTRKLGEGFKSLDPGWYSAMAQGQAISTLVRAYLLTKDHAFLSSALRATAPYKLPSEQRGVKAVFMNRHDWYEEYPTSPSSFVLNGFMYSLIGLYDLKETAGEKLGKEARVLYERGMESLKAMLPLYDTGSGTIYDLRHFMLGTAPNLARWDYHTTHINQLQLLSTIDESPIFKEFVKRWKSYLRGGRAKHN; encoded by the exons ATGCGTTGCTTGGCAGCTCGGGTCAACTACAAGACTCTGATCGTCATCTGCGCCCTCTTCACCCTGGTGACGGTGCTGCTCTGGAACCGATGCTCCTCCGACAGAGCCGGCCCGTTCCCTCGCAGCCTGCCCGGCCCCGAACGCCGAGCTGCCGCCGCCGAGAGCGACCCGGCCCGGCAGCAGAGCGAGGAGGCATCGCCCCAGGAGCAGCAGAAGGCTCCTCCGGTCGCCGGAGGCTTCAACGGCAACAAAGCCCCGGGGCCGAAGTACGAGGAGATTGACTGTCTGATCAATGACGAGCACACCgtgaaagggaggagggaaggcaaCGAGGTCTTCCTGCCGTTCAGCTGGGTAGAGAAATACTTTGAGGTTTATGGGAAAATTGCTCAGTACGATGGTTATGACAGGTTTGAATTCTCTCATAGCTACTCCAAAGTATACACACAGCGAGCACCTTACCACCCCGACGGGGTCTTCATGTCATTCGAGGGCTACAACGTGGAGGTTCGAGACAGAGTGAAGTGCATAAGCGGTGTTGAAG GTGTGCCGCTCTCCACGCAGTGGGGACCTCAAGGCTACTTCTACCCCATCCAGATCGCCCAGTACGGGCTGAGCCACTACAGTAAAAACCTGACGGAGAAACCGCCTCACGTCGAGGTGTACGAAACGGCCGAAGAGAAGGACAAAACGGGCAGGTCCATGGACTGGACGGTGCCAAAAGGCTGCTCGCTCTCCACAGTGTCCGACAAAGCCAAGTTCACCAGCGTCAAGCAGTTTGTCGCGCCAG aaaatacCGAGGGGGTATCTCTGCAGCTTGGCAACACCCGAGATTTTATCATTTCTTTCGATCTCAAATTCGTAACGAACGGGAGCGTTTCCGTGGTTCTCGAGACAACGGAGAAGAACCAGCTCTTCACCGTGCACTACGTCTCCAACACCCAGCTCATCGCTTTCAGGGACCGAGACATCTACTACGGCATCGGTCCCAGGACTAGCTGGAGCACCCTCACCAGGGACCTGGTCACCGACCTGCGGAAAGGCGTCGGCCTCTCGAACACGAAAGCCGTCAAGCAGACCAAAATCATGCCCAAGAGAGTGGTGAGGCTGGTGGCGAAGGGTAGAGGCTTCCTCGATAACGTCACCATCTCGGCCACCGCTCACATGGCGGCTTTCTTTGCTGCCAGCAACTGGCTGGTGAGGAACCAGGACGAGAGGGGCGGCTGGCCCATCATGGTGACGAGGAAGCTGGGGGAAGGGTTTAAGTCCCTAGACCCGGGCTGGTACTCGGCCATGGCGCAAGGCCAGGCCATCTCGACGCTGGTGCGGGCGTACCTGCTGACGAAGGACCACGCGTTCCTCAGCTCGGCTCTGCGGGCGACGGCGCCGTACAAGCTGCCATCGGAGCAGCGCGGGGTGAAAGCCGTCTTCATGAACCGGCACGACTGGTACGAGGAGTACCCGACCTCACCCAGCTCCTTCGTGCTCAACGGCTTCATGTACTCCTTAATCGGGCTGTACGACTTAAAAGAAACGGCCGGGGAGAAGCTGGGGAAGGAGGCGCGGGTCCTCTACGAGCGGGGCATGGAGTCCCTGAAGGCCATGCTTCCCCTCTACGACACCGGCTCAGGGACCATCTACGACCTTCGGCACTTCATGCTGGGCACCGCTCCCAACCTGGCGCGATGGGACTATCACACCACCCACATCAACcagctccagctcctcagcaccATCGACGAGTCCCCCATCTTCAAAGAGTTCGTCAAGAGGTGGAAGAGCTACCTGCGAGGCGGCCGGGCCAAGCACAACTAG
- the GLCE gene encoding D-glucuronyl C5-epimerase isoform X2, with translation MSFEGYNVEVRDRVKCISGVEGVPLSTQWGPQGYFYPIQIAQYGLSHYSKNLTEKPPHVEVYETAEEKDKTGRSMDWTVPKGCSLSTVSDKAKFTSVKQFVAPENTEGVSLQLGNTRDFIISFDLKFVTNGSVSVVLETTEKNQLFTVHYVSNTQLIAFRDRDIYYGIGPRTSWSTLTRDLVTDLRKGVGLSNTKAVKQTKIMPKRVVRLVAKGRGFLDNVTISATAHMAAFFAASNWLVRNQDERGGWPIMVTRKLGEGFKSLDPGWYSAMAQGQAISTLVRAYLLTKDHAFLSSALRATAPYKLPSEQRGVKAVFMNRHDWYEEYPTSPSSFVLNGFMYSLIGLYDLKETAGEKLGKEARVLYERGMESLKAMLPLYDTGSGTIYDLRHFMLGTAPNLARWDYHTTHINQLQLLSTIDESPIFKEFVKRWKSYLRGGRAKHN, from the exons ATGTCATTCGAGGGCTACAACGTGGAGGTTCGAGACAGAGTGAAGTGCATAAGCGGTGTTGAAG GTGTGCCGCTCTCCACGCAGTGGGGACCTCAAGGCTACTTCTACCCCATCCAGATCGCCCAGTACGGGCTGAGCCACTACAGTAAAAACCTGACGGAGAAACCGCCTCACGTCGAGGTGTACGAAACGGCCGAAGAGAAGGACAAAACGGGCAGGTCCATGGACTGGACGGTGCCAAAAGGCTGCTCGCTCTCCACAGTGTCCGACAAAGCCAAGTTCACCAGCGTCAAGCAGTTTGTCGCGCCAG aaaatacCGAGGGGGTATCTCTGCAGCTTGGCAACACCCGAGATTTTATCATTTCTTTCGATCTCAAATTCGTAACGAACGGGAGCGTTTCCGTGGTTCTCGAGACAACGGAGAAGAACCAGCTCTTCACCGTGCACTACGTCTCCAACACCCAGCTCATCGCTTTCAGGGACCGAGACATCTACTACGGCATCGGTCCCAGGACTAGCTGGAGCACCCTCACCAGGGACCTGGTCACCGACCTGCGGAAAGGCGTCGGCCTCTCGAACACGAAAGCCGTCAAGCAGACCAAAATCATGCCCAAGAGAGTGGTGAGGCTGGTGGCGAAGGGTAGAGGCTTCCTCGATAACGTCACCATCTCGGCCACCGCTCACATGGCGGCTTTCTTTGCTGCCAGCAACTGGCTGGTGAGGAACCAGGACGAGAGGGGCGGCTGGCCCATCATGGTGACGAGGAAGCTGGGGGAAGGGTTTAAGTCCCTAGACCCGGGCTGGTACTCGGCCATGGCGCAAGGCCAGGCCATCTCGACGCTGGTGCGGGCGTACCTGCTGACGAAGGACCACGCGTTCCTCAGCTCGGCTCTGCGGGCGACGGCGCCGTACAAGCTGCCATCGGAGCAGCGCGGGGTGAAAGCCGTCTTCATGAACCGGCACGACTGGTACGAGGAGTACCCGACCTCACCCAGCTCCTTCGTGCTCAACGGCTTCATGTACTCCTTAATCGGGCTGTACGACTTAAAAGAAACGGCCGGGGAGAAGCTGGGGAAGGAGGCGCGGGTCCTCTACGAGCGGGGCATGGAGTCCCTGAAGGCCATGCTTCCCCTCTACGACACCGGCTCAGGGACCATCTACGACCTTCGGCACTTCATGCTGGGCACCGCTCCCAACCTGGCGCGATGGGACTATCACACCACCCACATCAACcagctccagctcctcagcaccATCGACGAGTCCCCCATCTTCAAAGAGTTCGTCAAGAGGTGGAAGAGCTACCTGCGAGGCGGCCGGGCCAAGCACAACTAG
- the PAQR5 gene encoding membrane progestin receptor gamma, with amino-acid sequence MLSLKLPRLLSVNQVPQGYQEQGILFGYRPPRSSAADCLLSVFQMTNETLNIWTHFVPAWYFVWTLVGRLRGPGGREDPHAWPLLAYLLTCCIYPLASSCAHTFSTMSTRARHICYFFDYAALSMYSLGSALAYSAYIFPAEWVNSTFHHCYVPIAVFNTVVSTSLSCYSRFLEVERPRFSKASRTLAFVYPYLFDSIPLFYRFYVCAAESCTEPAVLVHYKHTVFAFLTCFVFASHLPERLAPGHFDYIGHSHQVFHVCGIIGTHFQMEAIMMDMAKRHDRLLPGSPLPSSLQTLGSMGVCAAVSLAVIGLCSMSLRFMPEPLQRDKPHGH; translated from the exons ATGCTGAGCCTCAAGCTGCCCCGGCTGCTCAGCGTCAACCAAGTGCCTCAG GGGTACCAGGAGCAGGGGATCCTCTTCGGGTATCGCCCCCCGAGAAGCTCAGCAGCCGACTGCCTCCTCAGCGTCTTCCAAATGACGAACGAGACCCTGAACATCTGGACGCATTTTGTGCCTGCCTG GTACTTCGTGTGGACCCTggtggggcggctgcgggggccggggggccgggaggACCCCCACGCCTGGCCCCTCCTCGCCTACCTGCTGACCTGCTGCATCTACCCCCTCGCCTCCAGCTGCGCCCACACCTTCAGCACCATGTCCACCCGCGCCCGGCACATCTGCTACTTCTTCGATTACGCGGCTCTCAGCATGTACAGCCTGG gGTCCGCGCTGGCGTACTCGGCGtacatcttcccagcagaatgggTCAACAGCACCTTCCACCACTGCTACGTGCCCATCGCCGTCTTCAACACCGTCGTTAGCACCAGTCTGTCTTGCTACTCCAG GTTTCTGGAGGTGGAGCGGCCCCGGTTCAGCAAGGCTTCCCGCACGCTGGCCTTCGTGTACCCGTACCTCTTCGACAGCATCCCTCTCTTCTACAGG ttctACGTGTGCGCGGCGGAGAGCTGCACGGAGCCTGCCGTCCTGGTCCACTACAAGCACACGGTCTTTGCCTTCCTCACCTGCTTCGTCTTCGCCAGCCACCTGCCAGAGAGGCTTGCGCCGGGACACTTCGACTATATCG GGCACAGCCACCAAGTTTTCCACGTCTGTGGGATCATCGGCACGCACTTCCAGATGGAAGCCATCATGATGGACATGGCCAAGCGCCATGACCGCCTCCTGCCCGGCTCGCcgcttccctcctccctgcagaCGCTCGGGTCGATGGGCGTCTGCGCGGCCGTCAGCCTGGCTGTCATCGGGCTCTGCTCGATGTCCCTGCGCTTCATGCCAGAGCCTCTGCAGAGAGACAAACCACACGGGCATTAG